The genomic window TTCTTGCCTATGGATTCACAAAGAAACGAGAGACAGCAGCATGAAGCACTAGCCATAACCCTTCTCTAGTGCCATGCCAAGTGCATGGAGAAAAGACTACATTTTTTACTTTATCTAGTACAAAAGGACCAAAACAGGACTCACCATTTGATGTAGGCACAGTCCTACTTCCAGTATGCACCTGATGGCCTTCACTACAGCTCACAGGAGACTGATTACACAGAACTGAAACCTGTCTGCTACATGgaagtgttgtttttctttcttttttaagaaagatCTTAACTTGCTGCAGATATAGCCAAATCTTTTGTATTTGTTGCCTCTGCTGGTGGTTTATTACCAGCTGGTGACACTCTAGGTGAATTGAAAATTATTGTCcccttttctatcttttttttttttcatcatttggGTCAAGACAGATAACAGGGGAACTCACTTAACAAGAAAGATAGAGAAAAGGTGGATGGCTAAAGCAGCCAAATAACCCACAGCTTGAAATTAGGTTAAGGGCAAGCAGGTGATTTACCCCTTGTAAATACCTGTTTCCTTCCACTGACAAAAAAATGTGCCTGAATGATTAAAGTTAGGTGTGATGATAGATCTCACCCCTTGTCTTGGTGTGTTTCAGTGCCTGATGTTTTGAAGAAATAGTGCCCCTGGTTTTAGAAACAAATACATGGATTGTCCTATCTGTTCTAGCATCTTGTCTAGCACAGTAGCCAGCGAAGTGTTCAGAGGAGATATAAAGCCCAGCTGCTGACAGTCTTTTGAACACCCGACCCAAAGAGAAGATCTCTCTCTAATCCCCTGTAAGTTTGAGGCTTGTCTGTGCCCTGAAGAAAGAGAATTTAATATTCCTTGCAAAATCCGTGGCTGTGGGTAATCTACATTATTGTAACTCTGGACAAGCTTGTTTTCCACAAAATTACCCAGTATTTTTCTAACCTCGCTGAGCTTTTGATCACCACAAGTATCTTGTGCTTATTAATATCACGAGGTGACCGTGATGGGAAACTGTGTGTTCTCAACACATTTGAAACACGCAACTTTGACTCTTTCCCAGGCTTTCTAGATAAACCCTGTGGGGAGATAGCAGCCCGTTCGATACAGACGGGTCTGTTGGCTTAGCAATTGTACCAGTTCACGCGGTTTCTCCTGTTTCCCCAGGGCGTGAATCCTCAGCTCCGGATTAACGGGCCAATGAACATCAACCACTATGCGACGAAGAAGAGCGTGGCGGAGAGCATGCTGGACGTGGCCCTGTTCATGGCGAACGTCACCCAGCTCAAAgcggtgctggagcagggggctTCCTTCCAGTACTATGCCACCCTCATCGTGCTCATCAGCATCTCCCTCTTCTTCCAGGTGCTGATTGGGATTCTCCTCATCATCACCGGTAAGGTGGCCACTGAGGCGTATACACCCTCACGGGGTGCTGCAGGGGCAGGGCACCCCATGGTTTGGCTGGCATGGGGGTGGAAGGGAGAAGCCTCTGCCCCCAAATCATTACCCCTGGCTACAACCAGGGCTGTAGGAGGGTTGGAGACAGCTTGACGCAGATGGTGGAGAGGTCTGTGTTATTGCTTTTCAAAGTGGTGAGTGGGTTGGTTTTCTCTCTTGCACAGCAGCTCCGAGCATTACTCCTCCTTCACTTCCCCAGTGCTGAATCCCTGTTGTAGGGAGAGCGCTGGGTTTAGGGCCTCTTGCTGCCCATCCTGTAATGTGCCCCTTCATGCAGCTCGTGCAGATACTACATTTTA from Accipiter gentilis chromosome 18, bAccGen1.1, whole genome shotgun sequence includes these protein-coding regions:
- the NINJ2 gene encoding ninjurin-2 isoform X1; the encoded protein is MASEGESINLQGVNPQLRINGPMNINHYATKKSVAESMLDVALFMANVTQLKAVLEQGASFQYYATLIVLISISLFFQVLIGILLIITARLNLNDVAKQPRLNVLNNAATALIFITVILNIFITAFGVQKTGLYPTRNFRPY
- the NINJ2 gene encoding ninjurin-2 isoform X2, which gives rise to MNINHYATKKSVAESMLDVALFMANVTQLKAVLEQGASFQYYATLIVLISISLFFQVLIGILLIITARLNLNDVAKQPRLNVLNNAATALIFITVILNIFITAFGVQKTGLYPTRNFRPY